A portion of the Fusobacterium nucleatum genome contains these proteins:
- a CDS encoding DEAD/DEAH box helicase yields the protein MEKKFRGEIPFWLKNKKNNLVYICSSNRNIDDYFFVLKDFYKGKILRIKKENEARELKKYNYDLLELINSNEKFIILISLDYFLEDYYSEANSIFIEKGKNLNIKDLEEKLIDADFEKTYMVAQRKEYSIRGDILDIFNINQDNPVRIEFFGNEVDRITYFDINSQLSIEKKDSIELYIDNNKNKKDIFSLMSMNKNKIEYYYENNDILQAKIKRLINENLDREEDILNKIAELSKIGIQIEIQKFSEEELKQFEVIDRVKKLSENTKITIYSEEATRYKEIFKGYPVKFEKYPLFEGYKTDDKLILTDREIKGIRVKRERVEKKALRYKTVDEIKEQDYVIHENFGVGIFLGLENIEGQDYLKIKYADEDKLFVPVDSINKIEKFINISDVIPEIYKLGRKGFKRKKAKLSEDIEIFAKEIIKIQAKRNLGNGFKFSKDTVMQEEFEETFPFTETPAQSKAIEDVKRDMESGKVMDRLICGDVGFGKTEVAIRATFKAVMDGKQVILLVPTTVLAEQHYERFSERFKNYPVHIEILSRVQSKKEQTESLKRIENGSADLVIGTHRLLSDDIKFKDVGLLIIDEEQKFGVKAKEKLKKIKGDIDVLTLTATPIPRTLNLSLLGIRDLSVIDTSPEGRQKIHTEYIDNNKNFIKEIILSEISREGQVFYIFNSVKRMESKVKEIRELLPEYIKVSYIHGQMLPRDIKKNIQDFENGNVDVLVATTIIENGIDIENANTMIIEGVEKLGLSQVYQLRGRIGRSTKKSYCYMLTNENKTKNAKKREESIREFDNLTGIDLAMEDSKIRGVGEILGEKQHGAVETFGYNLYMKMLNEEILKLKGEAEEELDEVDVELNFPRFLPDNYIEKNEKVKIYKRALALKNLDELENLYNELEDRFGKIKSEAKGFFDFIKIRIIARDLGITTIKQDKENKDRILINFNEKKINVDKIIYLLSNKKIMYSKFTRTIGYNGDIFEFFKLYSS from the coding sequence ATGGAAAAGAAATTTAGGGGGGAAATCCCATTTTGGTTGAAGAATAAAAAAAATAATCTTGTGTATATCTGTTCATCTAACAGAAATATAGATGATTATTTTTTTGTACTAAAAGACTTTTACAAAGGAAAAATTCTTAGAATAAAAAAAGAAAATGAAGCTAGGGAATTAAAAAAATATAATTATGATTTATTAGAACTTATAAACTCAAATGAAAAATTTATAATTCTTATTTCCTTGGATTATTTTTTAGAAGATTATTATTCAGAAGCCAATAGTATTTTTATTGAAAAAGGAAAAAATCTTAATATCAAAGATTTAGAAGAAAAGTTAATTGATGCAGATTTTGAAAAAACATATATGGTAGCACAAAGAAAGGAATATTCAATAAGAGGGGATATTTTAGATATATTTAATATCAATCAAGATAATCCTGTGAGAATAGAATTTTTTGGAAATGAAGTTGATAGAATAACATATTTTGATATAAATTCTCAATTAAGTATAGAAAAAAAAGATAGTATAGAATTGTATATAGACAATAATAAAAATAAAAAAGATATCTTTTCTCTTATGTCTATGAACAAAAATAAAATAGAATATTATTATGAAAATAATGATATATTACAAGCTAAAATTAAAAGACTTATCAATGAAAATTTGGATAGAGAAGAAGATATTTTAAATAAAATAGCTGAACTTTCTAAGATAGGTATACAGATAGAAATACAAAAATTCTCAGAAGAAGAATTGAAGCAGTTTGAAGTTATAGATAGGGTTAAAAAATTATCTGAAAACACAAAAATTACAATTTATTCAGAAGAAGCCACTAGATATAAAGAAATATTTAAGGGGTATCCTGTTAAATTTGAAAAATATCCACTTTTTGAGGGATATAAAACAGATGATAAATTGATATTGACAGATAGAGAAATCAAAGGCATTAGAGTAAAAAGAGAAAGGGTTGAAAAAAAAGCACTAAGGTATAAAACAGTTGATGAAATAAAAGAGCAAGATTATGTAATCCATGAAAATTTTGGTGTGGGAATATTTTTAGGCTTAGAAAATATTGAAGGGCAAGATTATTTAAAAATAAAATATGCAGATGAAGATAAATTATTTGTTCCTGTTGACAGTATAAATAAGATAGAAAAATTTATAAATATTTCTGATGTTATACCTGAGATTTATAAGTTAGGTAGAAAAGGATTTAAAAGAAAGAAAGCTAAATTAAGTGAAGATATAGAAATTTTTGCTAAGGAAATTATAAAAATACAAGCTAAAAGAAATTTAGGAAATGGTTTTAAATTTTCAAAAGATACTGTTATGCAAGAAGAATTTGAGGAAACTTTTCCATTTACAGAAACCCCAGCACAATCAAAAGCCATTGAAGATGTGAAAAGAGATATGGAGTCTGGAAAAGTTATGGATAGACTTATATGTGGAGATGTGGGTTTTGGGAAAACAGAGGTTGCAATAAGGGCAACATTCAAAGCTGTGATGGATGGTAAACAAGTAATTCTTTTAGTGCCTACAACAGTTTTGGCAGAACAACATTATGAAAGATTTAGTGAAAGATTTAAAAATTATCCTGTGCATATAGAAATTTTAAGTAGGGTTCAATCTAAAAAAGAACAAACTGAAAGTCTTAAAAGAATTGAAAATGGTTCAGCAGACTTAGTAATTGGAACTCATAGACTATTGTCAGATGATATAAAATTCAAAGATGTAGGGCTTCTTATAATAGATGAAGAGCAAAAGTTTGGAGTTAAAGCAAAAGAAAAATTAAAAAAGATAAAAGGTGATATAGATGTTTTAACTTTAACGGCGACCCCTATTCCTAGAACTTTGAATTTATCTTTATTAGGAATTAGAGATTTATCTGTAATAGATACTTCCCCAGAAGGTAGACAAAAAATTCACACAGAGTATATAGACAATAATAAAAATTTTATTAAAGAAATAATCCTTTCTGAAATTTCAAGAGAAGGACAGGTTTTTTATATTTTTAATTCTGTAAAAAGAATGGAAAGCAAGGTAAAAGAAATAAGAGAGTTATTGCCAGAATATATTAAAGTTAGTTATATTCACGGGCAAATGTTGCCAAGAGATATAAAAAAGAATATTCAAGATTTTGAAAATGGTAATGTAGATGTTTTGGTGGCAACAACAATTATAGAAAATGGTATTGATATAGAAAATGCTAATACTATGATAATTGAAGGAGTTGAAAAACTAGGTCTATCACAAGTTTATCAATTAAGAGGAAGAATAGGTAGAAGCACTAAAAAAAGTTATTGTTATATGCTTACGAACGAAAATAAAACTAAAAATGCTAAGAAAAGAGAGGAAAGTATAAGAGAATTTGATAATTTAACAGGTATAGATTTAGCAATGGAAGATTCAAAAATCAGAGGTGTTGGAGAGATTTTAGGGGAGAAACAACATGGGGCAGTTGAAACTTTTGGTTATAATCTATATATGAAGATGTTAAATGAAGAAATCTTAAAATTAAAAGGAGAAGCTGAAGAAGAACTTGATGAAGTTGATGTTGAGCTTAATTTTCCAAGATTCTTACCAGATAACTATATAGAGAAAAATGAAAAGGTAAAAATTTATAAAAGAGCCTTAGCTTTGAAAAATTTAGATGAATTAGAAAATTTATATAATGAATTAGAAGATAGATTTGGAAAGATTAAATCAGAGGCAAAAGGATTTTTTGATTTTATAAAAATTAGAATAATAGCAAGAGATTTAGGAATTACAACTATCAAACAAGATAAAGAAAATAAAGATAGAATTTTAATTAATTTTAATGAAAAGAAAATAAATGTGGATAAAATTATTTATTTGTTGAGCAATAAGAAAATAATGTATTCAAAATTTACGAGAACTATTGGGTATAATGGAGATATTTTTGAATTTTTTAAATTATACTCATCATAA